DNA from Dethiobacter alkaliphilus AHT 1:
GCCGTTTGCCCCTTCGAAGCTGGAAAGAAATCTTCTGTTCCAGTTGTACTGATGAATATCATTGAAAGTAAACTCTGGTTGCGTTTCAATGTCCAGAATCCCAGGATGGTTAACAATCAGCTCGCGGGAAAGGATAGCAATGTCCCGGGCACTCATTACGTGGCCGTCTGCAGGAAGCCCGGAAGTGTTTCTAAACACAGTGTTTGTCATGCCCAGCTCTTGTGCGCGCTGATTCATCTGCTGCACAAAGGCTTCTTCACTGCCGGATAAATGCTCCGCCAGAGCTACAGTACCATCATTGGCGGAAACAATGGAAATACCATAGATAAGATCACGGATACTTACTTCCTGGTCAAGGTCCAAAAACATTCTTGAGCCAACAACCTCAGCACTCCAGGCGTTACGGGAGACAATGGTAGTGTCATCCCAGTCAATATCGCCGCGCTCCAAAGCTTCAAAGGCCAAAAGTAAGGTCATAATCTTGGTTGTGCTGGCCGGCGGCAGTGGCGTATCAGCATTTTTTTCATAGAGAAACTGTCCGCTGGATGCCTCCATTAAGACAGCCACATCTGCTCGGGAATCAAAGCTCTCACCGTAAACACTACCTGTAGTAAGCAGCAGCGTAATAAGCAGAATTGCTACAATGCTTTTTTTCATTACAAAAATCCTCCCCGGTTTATACTTGTACCAATTATAATTATACGACAAATTTGCCAAGAATCCAGAGAAAACTACAGGGAAAAATAACAATATT
Protein-coding regions in this window:
- a CDS encoding D-alanyl-D-alanine carboxypeptidase family protein; amino-acid sequence: MKKSIVAILLITLLLTTGSVYGESFDSRADVAVLMEASSGQFLYEKNADTPLPPASTTKIMTLLLAFEALERGDIDWDDTTIVSRNAWSAEVVGSRMFLDLDQEVSIRDLIYGISIVSANDGTVALAEHLSGSEEAFVQQMNQRAQELGMTNTVFRNTSGLPADGHVMSARDIAILSRELIVNHPGILDIETQPEFTFNDIHQYNWNRRFLSSFEGANGLKTGWTDESRFNLAGAALRDGRQLISVVMGAESESERVAATSELLNHGFNQFSPQTIAQKGEVVAEVAVKDGRQQVVPVTVPQEVEVAVPQGRENDIELVVAEETLTAPVEEGAVAGQLLVQLDDETLYSVQLYTAEEVGRANFFVRGFRGIMNFITGLFNRS